ATCCCGCCCAAAAAACAAAGGACGAGCCCCAACGGCTCGCCCCGTCCCTTCCTTCCCCTTACTTGCGGTATGGAATCGGGTCCGTATACCCCGCCTCCGCGAAGCCCTTTAAGCGCAGCCGGCAGCTGTCACACTTGCCGCAGGCTTCTTCGCCGCCTTGGTAGCAGGAGGTCGTAAGTTCGTACGGAACCCCAAGCCGCATCCCTTCGCGGATGATTTCTGCCTTCGTCCAGTGCATCAGCGGCGCCTCAATGGTGATGGGGTGACCGTCCACCCCCGCCTTCGTGCCCACGCGAATGGCTTCCTGTACGGCGGCAATAAACTCCGGCCGACAGTCCGGGTAGCCGCTGTAGTCCAGTGCGTTGACGCCGATGAAAATCGCGTTTGCGCCAATCACTTCGGCGTAGCTGCCCGCCATCGACAGAAACAGGAGGTTGCGTCCGGGCACATAGGTCACCGGAATGTCTTCCCCGACCCCCGTGGTCGGCACCTCCACGTTGTCGTCCGTCAATGCGCTGCCGCCGATTTGCCGCAAGAAGTCCATCTTCACCACCTGATGCACCGTTGCATGGTAAAACGCGGCGACCCGCCTGGCGTGCGCCACCTCGACACTGTGGCGCTGTCCATAGTCAAATG
Above is a genomic segment from Alicyclobacillus cycloheptanicus containing:
- the queC gene encoding 7-cyano-7-deazaguanine synthase QueC → MGIAKDRGYELYPLTFDYGQRHSVEVAHARRVAAFYHATVHQVVKMDFLRQIGGSALTDDNVEVPTTGVGEDIPVTYVPGRNLLFLSMAGSYAEVIGANAIFIGVNALDYSGYPDCRPEFIAAVQEAIRVGTKAGVDGHPITIEAPLMHWTKAEIIREGMRLGVPYELTTSCYQGGEEACGKCDSCRLRLKGFAEAGYTDPIPYRK